The proteins below are encoded in one region of Bremerella sp. P1:
- a CDS encoding response regulator — translation MKTVFTTGEAAKICKVSQQTIIRCFDSGQLKGFRVPGSRFRRIPRDQLYNFMRENGIPTDALESGKRKALIVDDDVDLVELLVDAFERDGRFELRTANNGFDAGMLVKEFHPDIVVLDIMLPDINGKEVCQRVRMDKTMEDVKILCISGMIEQDKVADLMACGANEFMQKPFSVEALVDKACNMLDMESVNS, via the coding sequence ATGAAAACAGTCTTTACCACCGGTGAAGCAGCGAAAATCTGCAAGGTCAGCCAACAGACCATTATTCGTTGCTTCGACTCGGGGCAACTGAAAGGATTTCGCGTCCCAGGCAGCCGGTTTCGTCGCATCCCGCGTGATCAGCTTTACAACTTCATGCGTGAGAACGGCATCCCGACCGATGCTCTGGAAAGTGGCAAGCGTAAGGCCTTGATCGTTGACGACGACGTCGATCTGGTCGAATTGCTGGTCGATGCGTTTGAACGCGACGGCCGCTTCGAACTGCGAACCGCTAACAACGGTTTTGACGCCGGCATGCTGGTCAAGGAATTCCACCCGGACATCGTCGTTCTCGACATCATGCTACCGGACATCAACGGTAAGGAAGTCTGCCAACGCGTCCGCATGGACAAGACGATGGAAGACGTCAAAATCCTCTGCATCTCTGGCATGATCGAACAGGACAAGGTCGCTGACCTGATGGCTTGTGGTGCCAACGAATTCATGCAGAAGCCGTTCTCGGTCGAAGCACTGGTCGACAAGGCCTGCAACATGTTGGACATGGAATCGGTGAACTCCTAA